In Diaphorobacter ruginosibacter, the genomic stretch CCGAGATGCAGCGGCGCGAGGACGCCTACGAGCGCGCCTATCTGGCCTGGCGCACGGACGAGCGCAACTGGCGGGCGCCTGACAGCGTCGCCGCCCCCCGTGCGACAAGCCTGCAGCGCACGGCTGCATCCGCGACGAGGAAGCCCGCGGCCAAAGGAAAGCTCGCCGCGCCATGAACCCCGTATTTGTTGACACCTCGGTGCTGATCGCTGCGGAGGACATGGGCGCGGGAGCACTGCATGCGGCGACCCTCGAATGGCTCGATGCGCTCTGGCGTGCGCGTGCCGGACGCACCGGAAGCCAGGCGCTGTGCGAGTTCTACGATCAGGTGACCACGGCGGCCGAGCCGCTGTCGCAGGGCGATGCGCGCGCCGCCATCCGCCGCTATCAGACATGGAACCCCTGGAAGACCGATGCCGCCACGCTCGAGACGGCGTGGGCCGTCCAGGCCCGGCACAACCTGCCGTTCGGCGATTGCCTTGCCGTTGCTTGTGCCCAGCACAGCGGCTGCGCCCGGATGCTGACCCTCGCCCTGCCGCATGGTGCGCACTACGGCGGGGTGGTGATGGTGCATCCGCAGCATGCACCGGTTTCCGCAACGGACGAGCATTGACGTTCAGCCACCAGCCTCCCTGAACCACTTGCATCGCTCCTTGACGAAGCCACTTCCACTACCGTTTTTCATCATGCCCAATTCTTCTCCCGCCAACCTCTCCAAAGCCCTCGACCGCCTGCGTCCCGACGTGCGCGCCATGCATGCCTACAAGGTGCAGGGTGCTGTCGGCTACCTGAAGATGGACGCCATGGAGAACCCGTTCAGCCTGCCCCCGGCGTTGCAACTGGAGCTGGGCCAGCGTCTCGGAAGCCTGGAGATCAATCGCTATCCCGGAGAGCGGCAGAACGATCTGAAGGCCGCACTCGCAAGCTATGCCGGTGCGCCGGAAGGCAGCGCCGTCCTGCTCGGTAACGGCTCGGACGAAATCATCAGCCTGCTGGCGCTTGCCTGTGCACAGCCGCATGACGGCGCGCGCGCCAAGCTGCTCGCGCCCATGCCGGGCTTCGTGATGTACCCGATGAGTGCACAGTTGCAGGGGCTGGATTTCGTGAACGTGTCGCTCACGGCCGACTTCGAACTCGATGAACCTGCGATGCTTGCGGCGATCGCGGAGCACAAGCCCGCAATCACCTACATCGCCTACCCCAACAACCCCACGGCCACGCTGTGGGACCAGGGCGCGGTGCAGCGCATCGTCGATGCCGTGGGCGAGCAGGGCGGCTTTGTGGTGATGGACGAGGCCTACCAGCCCTTCGCCAGCCACAGCTTTATCGACCGCATGAAGGCCGAGCCGGAGCGCAACGCCCACGTGCTGCTGATGCGCACGCTCAGCAAGTTCGGGCTGGCCGGCGTGCGCCTGGGCTACCTGATCGGCCCCGAGGCCATCGTGAGCGAGATCGACAAGGTGCGCCCTCCCTACAACGTGAGCGTGCTCAACTGCGAGGCCGCGATCTTTGCGCTGGAGCACGCCGAGGTATTTGCCGCCCAGGCCCTTGAAATCCGCACCGAGCGGGCCAAGCTGATCGATGCCCTGAAGACGATTCCGGGTGTGGAGAAGGTCTGGGACAGCGAAGCCAACATGGTGCTCATCCGTGTGGCCGATGCGGCAAAGACCCACGAGGGCATGAAGGCCCGGAAGGTGCTGATCAAAAACGTTTCTACAATGCATCCATTGCTGGCCAACTGCCTGCGTCTGACCGTCGGAAATGCTGCCGACAACGCACAGATGCTCGCGGCGCTCCAGGCTTCCCTATGACATCATCTCTTGTACCCTCCACACCTGCGGTCGATGCCCATGCCGACCGCGTCGCCGAAGTCGCCCGCAACACCGCGGAGACACGCATCAAGGTGCGCGTGAACCTGGATGGTTCCGGCGCCTCGCGCATTGCAACCGGCATCGGTTTCTTCGACCACATGCTCGAGCAGATCGCACGCCACGGGCTGATCGACCTGCAGATCGACTGTGACGGCGACCTGCACATCGACGGACACCACACGGTGGAAGACGTGGGCATCACGCTGGGCCAGGCCTTCGCGCGCGCCGTGGGCGACAAGAAGGGCATCAGGCGCTACGGACATGCCTACGTGCCGCTCGACGAAGCGCTCTCGCGCGTGGTGGTCGACTTCTCGGGCCGGCCGGGGCTGCATCTGCACATCCCGTTCACGGCCGGCAGCATCGGCGGCTTCGACACCCAGCTGACCTACGAGTTCTTCCAGGGCTTCGTGAACCACGCGGGTGTGACGCTGCACATCGACAACATCAAGGGCATCAATGCGCACCACCAGTGCGAGACGGTGTTCAAGGCCTTTGCCCGCGCGCTGCGCGATGCGCTCGAGCGCGATCCGCGCTCGGCCGGCATGATTCCGTCCACCAAGGGCTCGCTGTAACCGCAGAACTGCACACCATGAACAGTGAATCGAAAACCGTCGCGGTCGTGGACTATGGCATGGGCAATCTGCGCTCCGTGTCGCAGGCCGTGCTGGCCGCAGCGGATGGCAGCGGCTGGAATGTCGTTGTCACTTCCGAGCCGGAGCAGGTACGGGCTGCACAGCGCGTGGTGCTGCCGGGGCAGGGCGCGATGCGCGACTGCATGCGCGAGCTGCGTGATTCCGGCCTGCAGGAGAGCGTGCTCGAGGCCGCGGCCAGCAAGCCCATGTTCGGTGTCTGCATCGGCATGCAGATGCTGCTGGACTACAGCGAGGAGGGCGATACGCCCGGCCTCGGGCTGATCCCCGGCACCGTGGTCAAGTTTGACCTCGCCGGCCGCAGGCAGGAGGACGGCAGCCGCTTCAAGGTGCCGCAGATGGGCTGGAACCGCGTGCGCCAGACGCCGCATTCCAGCGCCGTGCACCCGCTGTGGCAAGGGATTCCCGATGACAGCTTCTACTACTTCGTGCACAGCTTCTATGCCAAGCCGGAGCAGAGCAGTCATGTCGCAGGCGAGGCCGATTACGGCGGCCGCTTTGCATCCGCCATCGCACGCGATAATATTTTCGCTACGCAATTCCATCCGGAAAAAAGCTCCGAACATGGACTTGCGCTGTTCCGCAACTTCCTGAACTGGAAGCCCTGACATCTTCAACCCGGTCGGGCCGACCTCTTTTTTGATTCGCCCCTCTCACGTTTACGATCATGCTGCTCATCCCCGCCATCGACCTCAAGGACGGCCAATGCGTGCGCCTCAAACAAGGTGATATGGATCAATCCACGATTTTTGGTGAAGACCCGGCCGCCATCGCGCGCCGCTGGGTAGACGCCGGAGCACGCCGATTGCATCTGGTCGACCTGAACGGAGCATTCGCCGGGCAACCGAAGAACAAGGAGGCCATCAAGGCCATCCTGAAGGAAGTCGGCCAGGAGATCCCGGTGCAGCTCGGTGGCGGCATCCGCGACCTGGACACCATCGAGTCCTGCATCGACGCGGGCATGCGCTACGTCATCATCGGGACGGCCGCAGTGAAGAACCCCGGCTTCCTGAGGGACGCCTGCAGCGCGTTCGGTGGGCACATCATCGTCGGTCTCGACGCCAAGGATGGCAAGGTCGCCACCGATGGCTGGAGCAAGCTCACGGGCCATGAAGTGGTCGATCTGGCGCGCAAGTACCAGGACTGGGGCGTCGAGTCCATCATCTACACCGACATCGGCCGCGACGGCATGCTGTCGGGCATCAACATCGATGCCACCGTGGCGCTGGCCCAGGCCCTGTCCATTCCGGTGATCGCATCGGGCGGCCTGGCGGGCATGGCCGACATCGAGAAGCTCTGCGAGGTGGAGCGCGAAGGCGTGGAGGGCGTGATCTGCGGACGCGCCATCTATTCCGGCGACCTCGATTTCGCCGCTGCGCAGGATCGCGCCGACGAACTGTCGGCGTGAACGCAGCATGATTCTCGTCACCGGCGGCGCCGGCTTCATTGGCTCCCATACCTGCGCGGCACTCGCCGGCCAGGGGCTTCCGTTCGTTGTCCTGGACAACTTCGCCAACAGCAAGCCGTCGGTGCTGGAGCGCCTGGCGCGCATCACCGGTCAACCGGTGCCGTTCGTCGAAGGTGATGTGCGCGACCATCGCACCGTGGCGAATGTGCTGCGCGAGCGCGGCATCACGTCGGTCATCCACTTTGCCG encodes the following:
- a CDS encoding PIN domain-containing protein; protein product: MNPVFVDTSVLIAAEDMGAGALHAATLEWLDALWRARAGRTGSQALCEFYDQVTTAAEPLSQGDARAAIRRYQTWNPWKTDAATLETAWAVQARHNLPFGDCLAVACAQHSGCARMLTLALPHGAHYGGVVMVHPQHAPVSATDEH
- the hisH gene encoding imidazole glycerol phosphate synthase subunit HisH, with translation MNSESKTVAVVDYGMGNLRSVSQAVLAAADGSGWNVVVTSEPEQVRAAQRVVLPGQGAMRDCMRELRDSGLQESVLEAAASKPMFGVCIGMQMLLDYSEEGDTPGLGLIPGTVVKFDLAGRRQEDGSRFKVPQMGWNRVRQTPHSSAVHPLWQGIPDDSFYYFVHSFYAKPEQSSHVAGEADYGGRFASAIARDNIFATQFHPEKSSEHGLALFRNFLNWKP
- a CDS encoding DUF6364 family protein codes for the protein MKNLTITVEDDVLEWARIEAARRGTSVSRMVGDFMAEMQRREDAYERAYLAWRTDERNWRAPDSVAAPRATSLQRTAASATRKPAAKGKLAAP
- the hisC gene encoding histidinol-phosphate transaminase, with product MPNSSPANLSKALDRLRPDVRAMHAYKVQGAVGYLKMDAMENPFSLPPALQLELGQRLGSLEINRYPGERQNDLKAALASYAGAPEGSAVLLGNGSDEIISLLALACAQPHDGARAKLLAPMPGFVMYPMSAQLQGLDFVNVSLTADFELDEPAMLAAIAEHKPAITYIAYPNNPTATLWDQGAVQRIVDAVGEQGGFVVMDEAYQPFASHSFIDRMKAEPERNAHVLLMRTLSKFGLAGVRLGYLIGPEAIVSEIDKVRPPYNVSVLNCEAAIFALEHAEVFAAQALEIRTERAKLIDALKTIPGVEKVWDSEANMVLIRVADAAKTHEGMKARKVLIKNVSTMHPLLANCLRLTVGNAADNAQMLAALQASL
- the hisA gene encoding 1-(5-phosphoribosyl)-5-[(5-phosphoribosylamino)methylideneamino]imidazole-4-carboxamide isomerase, with product MLLIPAIDLKDGQCVRLKQGDMDQSTIFGEDPAAIARRWVDAGARRLHLVDLNGAFAGQPKNKEAIKAILKEVGQEIPVQLGGGIRDLDTIESCIDAGMRYVIIGTAAVKNPGFLRDACSAFGGHIIVGLDAKDGKVATDGWSKLTGHEVVDLARKYQDWGVESIIYTDIGRDGMLSGINIDATVALAQALSIPVIASGGLAGMADIEKLCEVEREGVEGVICGRAIYSGDLDFAAAQDRADELSA
- the hisB gene encoding imidazoleglycerol-phosphate dehydratase HisB; its protein translation is MTSSLVPSTPAVDAHADRVAEVARNTAETRIKVRVNLDGSGASRIATGIGFFDHMLEQIARHGLIDLQIDCDGDLHIDGHHTVEDVGITLGQAFARAVGDKKGIRRYGHAYVPLDEALSRVVVDFSGRPGLHLHIPFTAGSIGGFDTQLTYEFFQGFVNHAGVTLHIDNIKGINAHHQCETVFKAFARALRDALERDPRSAGMIPSTKGSL